A section of the Methanosarcina mazei S-6 genome encodes:
- the ftsZ gene encoding cell division protein FtsZ, translating into MRSIVEEALARSALEGRGGQGNNSNSDYSDENIEVDAELEEILRSLKTTIKVVGCGGGGSNSIQRMMGEGIQGADLVAINTDAQHLLHIRSGKKILIGKKKTRGLGAGSLPQIGEDAAIESIDEINKIVQGSDMVFITAGLGGGTGTGSAPIVAEAARDSGALTIAVVTLPFSVEGHVRRTNAEAGLERLRDVADTVIVVPNDKLIEVVPKLPLQAAFKVSDEVLMRAVKGITELITKPGLVNLDFADIRTVMQNGGVAMIGLGESDGENKAVESVQKALRSPLLDVDISGATSALVNVVGGPDMTISEAESVVQEVYSRIDSNARLIWGAQVDPDLEKTVRTMIVVTGVTSAQIYGHGNDKDITYKYGIDFVE; encoded by the coding sequence ATGAGATCCATTGTGGAAGAAGCCCTTGCTCGATCTGCCCTGGAAGGACGTGGTGGGCAGGGAAATAACTCAAATTCGGATTACTCTGATGAAAACATAGAAGTGGACGCTGAACTTGAAGAAATACTGAGAAGCCTCAAAACAACTATCAAAGTGGTAGGTTGCGGAGGCGGCGGTTCAAACAGTATACAGAGAATGATGGGCGAAGGTATCCAGGGAGCAGACCTTGTTGCCATAAACACTGACGCTCAGCACCTTCTTCATATACGCTCCGGCAAAAAGATTCTCATCGGGAAAAAGAAAACCCGAGGGCTTGGAGCCGGCAGTCTCCCCCAGATCGGAGAAGATGCAGCAATCGAGAGTATTGATGAGATTAACAAGATCGTCCAGGGCTCGGATATGGTTTTTATCACCGCGGGTCTTGGAGGAGGAACAGGGACAGGATCTGCACCAATAGTTGCTGAGGCAGCCAGAGATTCAGGCGCCCTTACTATTGCAGTTGTGACTCTTCCGTTTAGCGTGGAAGGGCATGTCAGGAGGACAAATGCCGAAGCAGGCCTCGAGCGCCTGAGAGACGTAGCCGATACGGTAATAGTTGTCCCAAACGATAAGCTGATTGAAGTAGTCCCGAAGCTTCCTCTGCAGGCTGCCTTTAAGGTCTCTGACGAAGTCCTTATGAGAGCTGTAAAAGGTATAACCGAACTTATCACAAAGCCCGGGCTTGTTAACCTTGACTTTGCAGATATAAGGACTGTAATGCAGAACGGAGGCGTTGCTATGATAGGACTTGGAGAATCTGACGGTGAAAACAAAGCTGTCGAATCAGTCCAGAAAGCACTGCGCAGCCCGCTCCTTGATGTGGACATATCCGGTGCAACCTCTGCCCTCGTTAACGTGGTTGGAGGTCCTGACATGACCATTTCTGAAGCAGAATCTGTGGTACAGGAAGTCTACAGCCGCATAGACAGCAATGCTCGCCTTATCTGGGGTGCCCAGGTTGATCCGGATCTCGAAAAGACAGTACGTACAATGATAGTGGTTACAGGAGTTACCTCCGCTCAGATATATGGGCACGGAAACGATAAGGACATCACATATAAGTACGGAATTGACTTCGTAGAGTGA
- the cbiT gene encoding precorrin-6Y C5,15-methyltransferase (decarboxylating) subunit CbiT — protein MSEIVSVSGGPTKPEIIAVSLSKLGLKDGDRFADVGCGTGSVSIEAARIARNLTIYAIDARKEALLATETNFKNFGIENARILAGEASDILGSEKTIDSIDCAFVGGTKNIGSILAKLVEKKARSIVVNAVRIETVVRTIEAMKSLDIFDEVIHVAVSRSFPIAGETMFKPENPVYIVVGKKQS, from the coding sequence ATGTCCGAAATAGTAAGTGTTAGCGGCGGTCCGACTAAACCGGAAATAATTGCAGTTTCCCTTTCCAAACTCGGACTTAAAGACGGGGACCGGTTTGCAGATGTCGGCTGCGGTACCGGGTCGGTCTCTATTGAAGCAGCCCGAATTGCTCGGAACCTGACTATCTATGCAATCGATGCCCGTAAAGAAGCTCTTCTCGCCACGGAAACAAATTTTAAGAATTTTGGGATTGAAAATGCCAGGATTCTAGCCGGCGAAGCTTCGGATATCCTTGGTTCAGAAAAGACTATTGATTCCATAGACTGCGCTTTTGTTGGAGGGACGAAAAACATTGGTTCCATACTTGCGAAGCTTGTTGAGAAAAAAGCCCGGAGCATTGTTGTAAACGCGGTCCGCATCGAAACCGTTGTCAGGACGATTGAGGCTATGAAGAGTCTGGATATTTTTGATGAGGTCATTCATGTTGCAGTCTCAAGAAGCTTCCCGATTGCCGGAGAGACAATGTTCAAACCCGAAAACCCGGTTTATATAGTTGTTGGAAAAAAGCAATCCTGA
- a CDS encoding 50S ribosomal protein L1 has translation MVERTILEAVKKVIEESPKRNFSESVDLAINLKNLDMNQPKNRVDEEVILPHGLGKELKIGVFAKGDVGLRAKAAGAAYVISDVELEELAADKNKARVLANECDLFIAETQFMPIIGKNLGIVLGPRGKMPIPLMPNKDIGELIQSKQNAVKLRSKDRLTFHVAVGRRNMNPDDLSENIETIMSRLERVLDKGKHNLRSVYVTTTMGKSERVV, from the coding sequence ATGGTAGAAAGAACTATACTGGAAGCTGTCAAGAAAGTAATTGAGGAATCGCCAAAGCGTAATTTCTCGGAAAGCGTGGATCTGGCGATTAACTTAAAGAACCTTGACATGAACCAACCAAAGAACAGAGTCGATGAAGAAGTAATTCTTCCGCACGGGCTCGGAAAAGAGCTGAAGATCGGCGTTTTTGCAAAGGGTGACGTTGGCCTGAGAGCAAAGGCTGCCGGTGCTGCGTATGTTATTTCTGACGTTGAGCTCGAAGAGCTGGCTGCTGACAAAAATAAAGCCAGAGTTCTTGCAAACGAATGCGACCTTTTTATTGCAGAAACTCAGTTCATGCCGATTATCGGTAAGAACCTTGGTATTGTTCTGGGACCCAGAGGCAAGATGCCTATCCCGCTCATGCCGAACAAGGACATCGGTGAACTGATTCAGAGCAAGCAAAACGCAGTCAAGCTCAGGTCAAAAGACAGACTTACCTTCCACGTGGCTGTCGGCAGAAGGAACATGAACCCTGACGACCTTTCCGAAAACATAGAGACTATTATGTCCAGGCTTGAGCGTGTCCTCGATAAGGGCAAGCACAACCTGAGATCGGTCTATGTCACGACAACCATGGGAAAATCAGAGAGGGTGGTGTAA
- a CDS encoding protein translocase SEC61 complex subunit gamma codes for MVESALEPNITTKSVGQAIRAHLRVLKLTKKPSREEFLTIAKVAGAGILAVGAVGFIIYVLLTMLPQWVAK; via the coding sequence TTGGTAGAATCCGCCTTAGAACCGAATATAACTACAAAAAGCGTTGGTCAGGCAATTCGGGCACACCTGAGGGTCCTGAAACTTACTAAAAAACCGTCCAGGGAAGAGTTCTTGACCATTGCCAAAGTTGCAGGTGCCGGGATTCTGGCTGTGGGCGCAGTTGGATTTATAATATATGTACTGCTGACAATGTTGCCCCAGTGGGTGGCCAAATGA
- a CDS encoding transcription elongation factor Spt5: MSEDSQIFVIKTTANQERSVAMTLARVAKKEKLDIRAILAPDELKGYVLVEAPKSGIVELAIQTIPHARALVKGSSSISEIEHFLKPKPVVTGIKEGAIIEVTSGPFKGEKARVKRVDEGHEEITVELFDAVVPIPITIRGDTVRILKKENE; encoded by the coding sequence ATGAGTGAGGATTCCCAGATATTTGTAATCAAAACCACAGCAAACCAGGAAAGGTCTGTTGCAATGACACTTGCCAGGGTTGCAAAAAAGGAAAAGCTGGATATAAGGGCAATTCTGGCTCCTGACGAGCTTAAAGGATATGTCCTTGTAGAGGCTCCAAAATCAGGAATTGTTGAACTGGCAATCCAGACAATCCCGCATGCAAGAGCCCTTGTTAAGGGGAGTTCTTCAATCTCGGAAATCGAACATTTCCTCAAGCCAAAACCAGTGGTTACCGGAATCAAAGAAGGGGCTATAATTGAGGTTACCTCCGGACCCTTTAAGGGAGAGAAAGCCCGTGTTAAAAGGGTTGATGAAGGGCACGAGGAAATTACTGTTGAACTCTTCGATGCTGTGGTCCCGATCCCGATTACGATTCGTGGCGACACCGTAAGAATACTCAAAAAAGAGAACGAATAA
- a CDS encoding TatD family hydrolase — MPAKIPITDNHMHIDPRARGLEAVKEFKNSGGTHIILVTKPSWSLGIAVKKPEDYLAVFDETVEIASKIREIGVGAFPVLGVHPAEISKITEYMDLSEAVETMKKGLELAAGYVERGLAVGIKSGRPHYPVPSDVWEASNEIMEHAFSLGKEQDCAVQLHTESVQEPELKDIAERARKTGIKMYRVVKHYSPPLVKTCEELGIFPGVISVKGAIEKAIEEGTRFMMETDYIDDPDRPGAVLGPKTIPKRTIKLMETYGEEPFWTIHKENPEKVYDIEIEL, encoded by the coding sequence ATGCCTGCAAAAATTCCGATTACCGACAACCATATGCATATAGACCCGAGAGCAAGGGGGCTTGAAGCCGTAAAAGAGTTCAAGAACTCAGGCGGGACGCATATAATCCTGGTCACCAAACCAAGCTGGTCCCTTGGAATTGCGGTTAAAAAACCTGAAGATTACCTTGCTGTATTTGACGAAACAGTGGAAATAGCATCGAAAATCCGGGAGATTGGAGTTGGAGCTTTCCCGGTCTTAGGAGTTCATCCTGCTGAGATCTCAAAGATTACGGAATATATGGACCTATCAGAAGCAGTAGAAACCATGAAAAAGGGGCTTGAGCTTGCTGCAGGATATGTGGAAAGAGGCCTTGCAGTGGGAATAAAGTCCGGACGCCCGCACTATCCCGTACCCTCAGATGTCTGGGAAGCTTCAAACGAAATTATGGAACATGCCTTTTCTCTCGGAAAAGAACAGGACTGCGCAGTCCAGCTCCATACCGAAAGCGTGCAGGAACCCGAACTTAAGGACATAGCCGAAAGGGCAAGAAAAACAGGAATTAAGATGTACAGGGTAGTCAAGCATTACTCTCCCCCTCTTGTAAAAACCTGCGAGGAACTGGGGATTTTTCCGGGAGTAATATCGGTTAAAGGGGCGATTGAAAAGGCAATTGAAGAGGGGACTCGCTTTATGATGGAAACAGATTATATTGATGACCCTGACAGGCCGGGTGCGGTACTTGGACCGAAGACAATCCCTAAAAGAACCATAAAGCTGATGGAAACATATGGAGAAGAGCCCTTCTGGACGATCCATAAAGAAAATCCGGAAAAAGTCTATGATATAGAGATTGAACTCTGA
- a CDS encoding endonuclease dU, which translates to MDSDFHVKPEIRILGIDDSALLNEKVMIVGTVFRGGDWIDGVLRSEITRDGLDATEVMVTMIKNSRHHNQLRVIMLDGITYGGFNVVDIEELYRETGLPVIVIMRSCPDFEKIRSALKHFSDGEERWKIIKKAGKIEKLITGRNGTPIYIQKAGIGAKNVEKIIRLTSIRSSIPEPLRVAHLIATGITLGESRGKA; encoded by the coding sequence GTGGATTCAGATTTTCATGTAAAACCCGAAATCCGAATTCTGGGCATAGATGATTCTGCACTTCTTAATGAAAAGGTAATGATAGTTGGGACTGTTTTTAGGGGAGGGGACTGGATAGATGGAGTCCTGCGCTCTGAGATTACCAGAGACGGGCTTGACGCTACAGAGGTGATGGTCACAATGATAAAAAACAGCAGGCATCACAACCAGCTCAGGGTTATCATGCTTGATGGGATTACTTATGGAGGCTTTAACGTTGTCGATATAGAGGAACTCTACAGAGAAACAGGGCTTCCGGTTATTGTGATAATGCGTTCCTGTCCAGATTTTGAAAAAATCCGATCTGCTCTGAAGCATTTCTCGGACGGAGAGGAACGCTGGAAAATAATAAAAAAAGCCGGAAAAATAGAAAAACTGATTACTGGAAGGAATGGGACTCCTATTTATATTCAGAAAGCCGGGATAGGGGCAAAAAACGTAGAAAAGATCATCCGTCTCACTTCAATAAGAAGCAGCATTCCTGAGCCTCTCAGAGTCGCCCATCTGATTGCAACCGGCATAACTCTGGGAGAATCCAGAGGAAAGGCGTAA
- a CDS encoding proteasome-activating nucleotidase, whose translation MTESTKSKDESMRSHLVKPGSVYDGIEPGELGETTESVQDRVRQLESRNSFLEEQCSQIESEKRYLENQKIKYEREIRKLQSELDRMKTSPLIIGTVIDVIKNDRIIVRSSNGPQFLVNVSQYIDEKKLLPGAKVALNQHTLAIAEVIPSTEEPFVAAMEVIESVEVDYDQIGGLDEQIQELQEAVELPLTSPERFARIGIEPPKGVLLYGLPGTGKTLLAKAVAHRTNATFIRVVGSELVQKYIGDGSKLVREIFEMARKKAPSIIFIDELDSIAARRLNETTGADREVQRTLMQLLAEMDGFDKRKNIRIIAATNRPDVLDPAILRPGRFDRLVHVPMPGIEARGKILKIHCEKMTLAEDIDFKKLAKATEGMSGADLKAIATEAGMFAVRRDKELVEMEEFLEAVEKVSMAADTQKMMPSNLPETMFV comes from the coding sequence ATGACGGAAAGTACCAAGAGTAAGGATGAAAGCATGCGCAGTCACCTTGTGAAGCCCGGATCTGTGTATGACGGAATCGAGCCTGGAGAGCTGGGGGAAACAACTGAAAGCGTCCAGGACCGAGTGAGGCAACTTGAAAGCCGCAACAGTTTTCTGGAAGAGCAGTGCAGCCAGATAGAGTCCGAAAAACGCTATTTAGAGAACCAAAAGATCAAATATGAGAGGGAGATACGAAAGCTGCAGTCCGAGCTAGATCGGATGAAAACCTCTCCTCTGATCATTGGTACGGTTATTGACGTGATCAAGAATGATCGTATTATAGTCCGTAGCAGTAACGGGCCTCAGTTCCTGGTAAACGTCTCACAATATATTGACGAGAAAAAGCTGCTGCCAGGGGCAAAAGTTGCCTTGAACCAGCATACACTTGCCATTGCAGAGGTTATCCCTTCCACGGAAGAGCCTTTTGTAGCTGCAATGGAGGTTATCGAAAGTGTTGAAGTTGATTACGATCAGATAGGTGGTCTCGACGAGCAGATTCAGGAACTTCAGGAAGCAGTAGAACTTCCGTTAACTTCGCCTGAACGCTTTGCCCGGATAGGAATTGAGCCCCCAAAAGGAGTATTACTTTACGGGCTTCCGGGAACGGGCAAAACCTTGCTTGCAAAAGCCGTAGCCCACAGGACCAATGCTACATTTATCAGAGTTGTTGGTTCTGAACTGGTGCAGAAGTACATAGGGGACGGGTCCAAGCTGGTCAGGGAAATCTTCGAGATGGCACGGAAAAAAGCTCCCAGTATCATTTTTATCGATGAACTGGATTCGATAGCTGCAAGGCGTTTAAACGAGACAACTGGCGCAGATAGAGAGGTTCAGAGAACTTTGATGCAGCTTCTTGCAGAAATGGATGGTTTTGACAAGAGGAAAAACATCAGGATTATTGCAGCAACAAACAGACCGGACGTCCTTGACCCTGCAATTCTCAGGCCAGGCCGTTTTGATAGGCTTGTCCATGTTCCCATGCCCGGTATCGAAGCCAGGGGAAAAATCCTTAAAATCCATTGCGAAAAGATGACTCTTGCAGAAGACATCGATTTCAAAAAGCTTGCAAAAGCTACCGAAGGAATGAGCGGGGCAGACCTGAAAGCTATAGCTACCGAAGCAGGCATGTTCGCGGTCAGAAGAGATAAGGAACTGGTTGAGATGGAAGAGTTCCTCGAAGCAGTGGAAAAGGTGTCCATGGCTGCGGATACGCAGAAGATGATGCCTTCCAACCTTCCGGAAACCATGTTCGTGTAA
- the rpl12p gene encoding 50S ribosomal protein P1: MEYIYAALLLHNAGKAITEEAITAVLQAAGIEVNEARAKALVAALEGVDIEEAIAKAAFAAPAAAAAPAAAAPAAAEAPAEEPEEEEEDHAEEDGMAGLGALFG; the protein is encoded by the coding sequence ATGGAATACATATATGCAGCTCTCTTATTGCACAACGCTGGTAAAGCAATTACCGAAGAAGCAATCACTGCCGTTCTTCAGGCAGCTGGTATCGAAGTGAACGAAGCCAGGGCAAAGGCCCTTGTCGCAGCCCTTGAAGGCGTGGACATCGAAGAAGCTATCGCAAAGGCAGCATTTGCAGCCCCTGCAGCAGCAGCCGCACCCGCAGCAGCCGCACCCGCAGCAGCAGAAGCTCCTGCCGAAGAGCCTGAAGAGGAAGAAGAAGACCATGCCGAAGAAGACGGGATGGCCGGACTCGGTGCCCTTTTCGGATAA
- a CDS encoding multiprotein bridging factor aMBF1, with amino-acid sequence MQCEICGAEIRGKPISVTIDNSELQVCQKCAPYGKPVDKRSPVSRKVSPVVRTVPRTEKRPKKDFFDILKDELLDDYDHIIREAREARGWSQEDLAENIKEKASLIKKIERSEIVPEDSVRKKLEHALNIKLTERLDDAGQEVSHMKKDTTLGDIVKIKRK; translated from the coding sequence ATGCAGTGCGAAATATGTGGTGCAGAGATCCGCGGAAAGCCTATATCCGTTACAATCGATAACAGCGAACTCCAGGTCTGCCAGAAATGTGCACCGTACGGTAAGCCCGTTGATAAGCGGTCTCCCGTATCAAGGAAAGTCTCTCCGGTAGTTCGTACGGTACCACGAACTGAAAAGAGGCCAAAAAAGGATTTCTTCGATATTCTAAAAGACGAGCTTCTGGACGATTACGATCACATTATCCGGGAAGCTAGAGAAGCCCGAGGCTGGTCTCAGGAGGACCTGGCTGAAAACATCAAGGAAAAAGCATCTCTGATCAAAAAAATAGAACGCAGCGAAATAGTACCCGAAGATTCTGTTAGAAAAAAACTGGAACATGCCCTTAACATTAAACTTACCGAACGCTTGGATGATGCGGGGCAGGAAGTCTCTCATATGAAGAAAGACACCACCCTTGGTGATATAGTGAAAATAAAGCGCAAGTAA
- a CDS encoding homocitrate synthase/isopropylmalate synthase family protein: protein MKIYESYEDLPKLKLPYGNEVFISDSTIRDGSQMPGIVLSREHKIQIYEYLHEIGIEKLEAFVFNKRDRDAVDLMFDKGYEFPEITGWARSSRADIDKILEVDGIEETGILMSVSDTHIHSKMRLSGREEAEERYLDALQYAVDHGLKTRAHLEDMTRADNYGFVFPLVKKIMEIDPDCIIRVCDTVGYGMPFMNIDEPYGIPKIIQHLKKEIGVKNIETHIHDDYGFGSASSIAGFWHGANWTSVTFLGIGERAGNSEMEKILLFLADRVEGFDKYNLEPVTRFAEFMEKELGLRVPRNKAVVGKNIFAHESGIHAAGVLKNPFNYEPYPPELVGGTRLLLIGDSSGLEVIRYKVQETLNNLLDVETVVEKDDRRLLKIQKEIQKLYDKEERVSCISDEELLAYVEKYFLYQPISDPARTGRGKLKNRGKIQEPVEEKE, encoded by the coding sequence ATGAAAATATATGAATCATATGAGGACCTCCCCAAGCTGAAGCTGCCCTATGGGAACGAGGTATTCATAAGTGACAGCACCATTCGCGACGGTTCGCAGATGCCGGGAATAGTCCTGAGCAGAGAACACAAGATTCAAATTTATGAATACCTCCACGAAATAGGGATCGAGAAACTTGAAGCCTTTGTATTCAACAAAAGAGACAGGGACGCTGTAGACCTGATGTTCGATAAGGGATACGAATTCCCCGAAATTACAGGATGGGCGAGGTCTTCAAGAGCAGACATAGATAAAATTCTGGAAGTTGACGGAATTGAAGAAACCGGGATTTTGATGTCGGTCTCGGATACGCACATTCATTCCAAGATGAGACTTTCAGGCAGGGAAGAGGCGGAAGAAAGATATCTCGATGCCCTTCAATACGCTGTTGACCACGGGCTGAAGACAAGGGCTCACCTTGAGGATATGACAAGAGCTGATAACTATGGCTTTGTTTTCCCCCTTGTAAAAAAGATAATGGAAATCGACCCTGACTGTATAATAAGAGTCTGCGATACCGTTGGGTACGGGATGCCGTTCATGAATATCGATGAGCCATACGGAATCCCGAAAATTATCCAGCACCTTAAAAAAGAAATTGGGGTCAAAAATATAGAAACCCACATCCATGACGATTACGGGTTCGGTTCCGCAAGTTCGATTGCAGGTTTCTGGCATGGAGCCAACTGGACAAGTGTGACTTTCCTTGGAATAGGAGAACGTGCAGGAAACAGCGAGATGGAAAAAATCCTTCTCTTCCTGGCTGACAGGGTTGAAGGTTTTGACAAATATAACCTTGAGCCTGTAACCCGTTTTGCGGAATTTATGGAAAAAGAGCTCGGACTCAGAGTCCCGAGAAATAAAGCTGTTGTCGGGAAAAATATCTTTGCCCATGAGTCAGGCATCCACGCCGCAGGCGTCCTGAAAAATCCATTTAACTATGAGCCCTACCCTCCTGAACTGGTCGGGGGCACAAGGCTTCTCCTCATAGGTGATTCATCGGGCCTCGAAGTAATACGCTATAAGGTTCAGGAAACCTTAAATAACCTCCTTGATGTCGAAACCGTAGTAGAAAAAGACGACAGGAGACTGCTTAAGATCCAGAAAGAGATCCAGAAGCTTTACGATAAAGAAGAGAGGGTTTCCTGTATCTCAGATGAAGAGCTCCTTGCTTACGTTGAAAAGTACTTCCTGTATCAGCCAATCTCTGATCCTGCACGAACAGGCAGAGGAAAACTCAAAAACAGAGGGAAAATTCAGGAACCTGTAGAAGAAAAAGAATGA
- a CDS encoding 50S ribosomal protein L11: protein MTSIVEALVPGGKANPGPPLGPALGPLGVNIKEVVEKINEKTRDYNGMQVPVKVIVDDKKNVEIEVGTPPTASLVMKELGIQKGSGNAGSEVVGNLTIPQVAKIARMKKEDVLSYDLKATMKEVMGTCVPMGVNVEGMKAKDCQKALDEGKFDDLLANEAW, encoded by the coding sequence ATGACAAGTATTGTTGAAGCACTTGTCCCCGGAGGAAAAGCGAATCCCGGACCACCATTAGGTCCGGCACTTGGTCCGCTCGGGGTTAACATAAAAGAAGTGGTCGAAAAGATCAACGAAAAAACAAGGGACTACAATGGAATGCAGGTCCCTGTGAAAGTAATTGTTGACGACAAGAAAAACGTCGAAATCGAGGTAGGTACCCCACCGACTGCATCCCTGGTCATGAAAGAGCTTGGGATCCAGAAAGGGTCTGGAAATGCAGGAAGTGAGGTTGTTGGAAACCTGACAATCCCTCAGGTTGCAAAGATCGCCCGTATGAAAAAGGAAGACGTACTTTCTTACGACCTCAAAGCTACAATGAAAGAGGTCATGGGCACCTGTGTCCCTATGGGCGTGAATGTAGAGGGAATGAAGGCAAAGGACTGCCAGAAAGCACTCGATGAAGGCAAATTTGACGATTTGCTTGCAAACGAGGCGTGGTAA
- a CDS encoding 50S ribosomal protein L10 has product MAEERHHTEHIPQWKKDEIENIKELIQSHKVFGMVRIEGILATKIQKIRRDLKDVAVLKVSRNTLTERALNQLGESIPEMTRYLDNQTALIFTNESPFKLYKLLEQTKTPSPIKAGAIAPEDIIVQKGPTSFPPGPILGELQSAGIPASIDAGKVAVKETKVVCKAGEAVPQKLATMLSKLEIYPLIVGLDLRAAYDDGTIYEPELLAVDESKYFSDIIRAAQNAFNLSVNTAYPTGATIGTLLAKAYAESKSLGVNAVILEPGVMDSLLAKAHVQMTSVASEAAEKDANAVDDDLREVLGAAASAAAAATVAAPAAEEEKKEEEPEEEEEDHAEEDGMAGLGALFG; this is encoded by the coding sequence ATGGCAGAAGAAAGGCATCACACCGAGCACATCCCGCAGTGGAAAAAGGATGAAATTGAAAATATTAAGGAGCTCATCCAGTCTCACAAAGTTTTCGGGATGGTTCGGATCGAAGGCATCCTCGCAACCAAGATCCAGAAGATCCGCCGGGACCTTAAGGACGTTGCGGTGCTCAAAGTCTCCAGGAACACCCTCACAGAGCGTGCTTTAAACCAGCTTGGGGAATCTATTCCCGAAATGACCAGGTATCTGGACAATCAGACCGCTCTGATATTTACCAATGAAAGTCCCTTCAAGCTTTACAAACTGCTTGAGCAGACAAAGACTCCTTCTCCGATTAAAGCAGGCGCAATAGCTCCAGAGGACATAATTGTCCAGAAGGGGCCCACCAGTTTTCCGCCCGGTCCGATTCTGGGTGAACTCCAGAGTGCAGGAATTCCCGCTTCAATCGATGCCGGAAAGGTGGCAGTAAAGGAAACAAAGGTTGTCTGTAAAGCAGGCGAGGCAGTCCCTCAGAAACTCGCTACCATGCTTTCAAAGCTGGAAATATACCCGCTTATCGTCGGGCTTGACCTTAGAGCCGCCTACGATGACGGGACAATTTACGAGCCTGAACTCCTTGCAGTTGATGAAAGCAAGTACTTCTCTGACATTATCAGGGCAGCTCAGAACGCTTTCAACCTCTCGGTCAACACAGCATACCCGACAGGCGCAACAATCGGCACCCTGCTGGCAAAAGCCTATGCAGAATCAAAGAGCCTTGGTGTCAATGCTGTTATCCTTGAACCTGGAGTCATGGACTCCTTGCTGGCAAAAGCCCATGTTCAGATGACATCCGTTGCATCCGAAGCCGCAGAAAAGGACGCAAATGCCGTGGACGACGACCTGAGAGAAGTTCTTGGGGCAGCCGCAAGCGCAGCCGCAGCAGCCACAGTAGCAGCTCCTGCCGCAGAAGAAGAAAAGAAGGAAGAAGAACCTGAAGAGGAAGAAGAGGACCATGCCGAAGAAGATGGAATGGCCGGACTCGGTGCCCTTTTCGGATAA
- a CDS encoding isocitrate/isopropylmalate dehydrogenase family protein codes for MTKTAAVIKGDGVGPELVDAMLKVAEASGTDVEFVMCEAGAGWWEEHGGNSLIPEETWQILDSSDACFKGPTTTPGGIGSPRSVAVSIRRKYDLYANVRPIKTFPNSSAPLGDVEMVCVREGTEGLYIGEEIQLTDDVSIAIRKITRTASSKIARYAFEDAKKRGYDTVVPIHKSNILKLTCGSFLEEVEKVAHDFPDIEVWPYHIDNIAQQLIKNPQIFNKKVLLSTNLFMDVISEECSALVGSIGLIYSANIGDNFAMFEPAHGSAPKYAGLDKVNPVATVLAGAWMLDYLGEKDKSDAIFKATERVISEGKYVTYDLGGSAKLSQMADEIAKYTEEILK; via the coding sequence ATGACCAAAACCGCAGCAGTAATCAAAGGTGACGGGGTAGGCCCCGAACTGGTGGATGCAATGCTTAAAGTTGCAGAAGCCTCTGGCACTGATGTCGAATTCGTAATGTGTGAAGCAGGAGCCGGCTGGTGGGAGGAGCATGGAGGTAATTCCCTTATTCCTGAAGAGACCTGGCAGATCCTTGACAGTTCTGACGCATGTTTCAAGGGTCCTACAACCACTCCCGGAGGAATCGGCTCCCCGAGAAGTGTGGCTGTATCCATCAGGAGAAAGTACGACCTTTATGCCAATGTCAGGCCAATAAAAACCTTCCCGAATTCAAGTGCACCTCTCGGAGATGTCGAAATGGTTTGTGTTCGTGAAGGGACAGAAGGTCTCTACATAGGAGAAGAAATCCAGCTCACAGACGATGTATCCATTGCAATCAGGAAAATTACCCGGACGGCATCCAGCAAGATTGCCCGCTATGCTTTTGAAGACGCAAAAAAGAGAGGTTACGACACAGTTGTGCCAATCCACAAAAGTAACATCCTGAAATTGACCTGCGGCTCATTCCTTGAAGAGGTCGAAAAGGTTGCTCACGACTTCCCGGATATCGAGGTCTGGCCCTACCATATTGATAATATTGCCCAGCAGCTTATCAAGAACCCCCAGATCTTTAACAAGAAAGTCCTCCTTTCCACCAACCTCTTCATGGACGTGATCAGTGAGGAATGCTCAGCCCTTGTTGGCAGTATCGGGCTTATCTATTCCGCAAATATCGGGGACAACTTTGCAATGTTTGAACCTGCTCACGGCTCAGCCCCGAAGTATGCAGGCCTTGACAAGGTAAACCCTGTTGCAACCGTTCTTGCGGGCGCCTGGATGCTGGACTACCTTGGAGAAAAGGACAAATCCGACGCGATCTTTAAAGCCACTGAGCGTGTTATTTCCGAAGGCAAATACGTGACTTATGACCTCGGAGGAAGCGCAAAGCTCAGCCAGATGGCAGATGAGATCGCAAAATACACAGAAGAAATCCTGAAATAA